The genomic interval TCGCGAGCGGGCCGTAATGCTTTACGGCCAGCGGATCTTCGGTGAACGTCCACAGCCGCACCTCGCCGCGCAGGCCATGCGCGGCGCCGATCCGGGCCACGCAGACGCGCCGTACCTCCGCGCACGGCATCTGGTCAACTTCTGTCATTGTGAGGAGCGGAGCGACGAAGCAATCCGGTCTTGCGCGCTTGCTCTGGATTGCTCCGCTTCGCTCGCAATGACGAAGGCATTTGTCTTACGCCTTCGCGGCGGCTTCGGCCTGCGCCTTGCGCTCCTTGCGCGGCACGGCCTTCTCCGGGTTGTTGCGCGCCGTGCGCTTCTTGACGCCGGCGGCATCCAGGAAACGCGCCACGCGGTCGGACGGCTGCGCGCCCTTGGCGAGCCAGGCCTTGACCTTGTCGAGGTCGATCTTGAGCCGGTCGGCATTGTCCTTCGGCATCAGCGGATTGAAGTAGCCGAGCCGCTCGATGAAACGGCCGTCGCGCGGATAGCGCGAATCGGCGACGACGAGATGATAGACCGGCCGCTTCTTGGTGCCGGCACGGGCGAGGCGGATCACGACGGGCATAAGGTTCTCCTGATGTGGTTCGATTGAAAAGGTTGATCGATTTGCTCACGTCATTCCGGGGCGCGAGCGCTTGCGAGCGAGCCCGGAATCCATAACCACGACAGGGAGTATGGATTCCGGGCCCGCGCAAAGACGCGCGTCCCGGAATGACGGGTAGAGAGGGGGATTCTCATTTCTTCTTCCTGGGGAAGCCGAGGCCGGGCAGCGTCGGCTTGCCGCCAAGTCCGGTGAGGCCGGGAAGGTTGGGCAGACCGCCGCGCAATCCCGCCGGCAGATCCTTCGGCATTTGCGGCAGGCCGTCGGCGCCTTTCG from Nitrobacter sp. NHB1 carries:
- the rpsP gene encoding 30S ribosomal protein S16 is translated as MPVVIRLARAGTKKRPVYHLVVADSRYPRDGRFIERLGYFNPLMPKDNADRLKIDLDKVKAWLAKGAQPSDRVARFLDAAGVKKRTARNNPEKAVPRKERKAQAEAAAKA